Proteins co-encoded in one Desulfobulbaceae bacterium genomic window:
- a CDS encoding DUF3108 domain-containing protein, with protein sequence SSLCLLPLTIVNSVAQEFPFQKGEKLSYLISWSFIPAGRATLEIAHQQDGDPAGAGYHFIMTAHTLPAIALIYPYQERVDSYTTGDLRHSLKYKKMQESRHTRDIVVRFNWTTNTAQYSNFGQTENPISVPAETLDPLSALYYIRSQQLSPPFTVEHPVTDGKKLSLGKAKFLNKESITIRGKTYQTIKIEPDLRDVKGVFEKSPGASMYIWLTDDSRQILVKLKSKVVVGSFIAELIEEDSVLPRDVHPLDKKGDANTGVQPDQPPESMGSNNNAP encoded by the coding sequence AGTTCATTGTGTTTATTGCCCCTAACCATCGTCAACAGCGTGGCGCAGGAATTCCCCTTTCAGAAGGGAGAGAAGCTCTCTTATCTGATTTCTTGGAGCTTCATCCCGGCAGGACGAGCTACTCTGGAAATAGCCCATCAGCAAGATGGTGATCCGGCAGGGGCAGGATACCATTTCATTATGACCGCCCACACCCTGCCCGCCATCGCCTTGATTTATCCCTATCAGGAGCGTGTCGATTCCTATACAACAGGAGACCTTCGCCACAGCCTCAAGTACAAGAAGATGCAAGAAAGTCGTCACACTCGAGACATCGTCGTTCGCTTCAACTGGACCACCAACACCGCGCAATACAGTAACTTCGGTCAAACAGAAAATCCGATCTCAGTCCCCGCCGAAACCCTTGATCCGCTGTCTGCTCTATATTATATCCGCAGCCAACAACTCAGTCCCCCTTTTACTGTTGAGCACCCAGTCACCGATGGCAAAAAGCTCTCCCTCGGCAAGGCCAAATTCCTCAATAAAGAATCCATCACCATTCGTGGCAAAACCTATCAGACCATCAAAATCGAACCGGATCTCCGTGATGTAAAAGGGGTTTTCGAGAAAAGCCCGGGGGCATCAATGTATATCTGGCTGACTGATGACAGCAGACAGATCCTGGTGAAACTAAAAAGTAAGGTTGTCGTAGGCAGTTTTATCGCAGAACTGATCGAAGAGGACAGTGTGCTACCAAGAGATGTCCATCCTCTTGACAAAAAAGGGGATGCCAACACAGGAGTACAACCGGATCAGCCACCAGAAAGCATGGGTAGCAACAACAACGCCCCATGA
- a CDS encoding methionyl-tRNA formyltransferase, whose amino-acid sequence MGSSNLRIIFMGTPDFAVPSLRELIENNENIVAVVTQPDRPKGRGRKLTQPPVKLLAEQAGIKVLQPTKIRTESFLDELRRFQPDVILVAAYGRILPPAVLSLPRLGCINVHGSILPKYRGAAPIQTAILRGEREAGVTIMQMDSGLDTGDMLLVGSLPVSDQDTSATLIPRLAELGGSLLHQSLGLLVAGRLEPKKQDDGQATLAPPLTKEDGVIDWKNSAFAISCQIRALDPWPTAYTRIQGKQIKLFMPTVIAEDNPGQPGVIVSADKKGLVIACGKNQIRIAEVQADGGKRMPVHAFLLGHSLLSGVALG is encoded by the coding sequence ATGGGTTCATCTAATTTGCGGATCATATTCATGGGTACACCTGATTTTGCCGTGCCGTCTCTCCGTGAGCTGATCGAGAATAACGAAAATATCGTTGCTGTCGTAACTCAGCCGGACCGGCCAAAGGGACGCGGCCGCAAGCTGACTCAGCCACCAGTGAAACTTCTAGCAGAACAGGCAGGGATCAAGGTCCTGCAGCCGACCAAGATCAGAACAGAATCCTTTCTCGATGAGTTGCGCCGCTTCCAGCCCGATGTCATTCTGGTTGCCGCTTATGGCAGAATTTTGCCGCCAGCGGTGCTGTCTCTTCCCCGTTTAGGGTGTATTAACGTCCATGGCTCAATCCTGCCTAAATATCGAGGCGCTGCGCCAATTCAGACAGCCATCCTGCGTGGTGAGCGTGAGGCAGGGGTCACCATCATGCAGATGGATAGCGGTCTTGACACCGGGGATATGCTGCTGGTTGGCTCTTTGCCGGTCAGTGACCAGGATACCTCAGCGACCTTGATCCCTCGGTTGGCGGAACTAGGCGGTTCACTCCTTCATCAGTCTCTGGGCTTATTGGTTGCCGGTCGTTTGGAGCCCAAAAAACAAGATGATGGCCAAGCGACCCTTGCCCCGCCGTTGACTAAGGAAGATGGTGTGATCGACTGGAAAAATTCAGCGTTTGCCATCAGTTGTCAAATCCGTGCGCTTGATCCCTGGCCCACAGCATATACCCGGATTCAAGGTAAACAGATCAAACTTTTTATGCCGACGGTGATAGCCGAGGATAACCCAGGACAACCGGGAGTCATTGTCTCTGCAGATAAGAAAGGGCTTGTCATCGCTTGCGGTAAAAATCAAATCCGGATTGCCGAAGTTCAGGCCGATGGCGGTAAACGGATGCCGGTTCATGCCTTTCTTCTTGGACACTCGTTACTTTCAGGCGTGGCGCTCGGTTAA
- a CDS encoding phosphatidylglycerophosphatase A translates to MVRIILFIATGGYAGYLPKAPGTWGTLVALPINFLLLYLSPEQYYTALAVIFFLAVYTAGSAEKIMDRKDPGSIVIDEIIGMLIALIAVPAQPLYWAVAFLLFRFFDIIKPWPVSWADRHLNGGLGIVMDDVLAGIYAWLALHGALLLLPMLSGG, encoded by the coding sequence ATGGTTCGAATTATTCTTTTTATTGCCACAGGGGGGTACGCAGGGTATCTGCCTAAAGCTCCTGGAACGTGGGGTACCTTGGTGGCCCTGCCGATTAATTTTCTGCTTTTGTATCTATCTCCAGAACAATATTACACTGCCCTGGCGGTCATATTTTTCCTTGCCGTTTATACGGCCGGTTCAGCCGAAAAGATCATGGATCGAAAAGATCCTGGTAGTATCGTCATTGATGAGATCATCGGCATGCTGATCGCCTTGATCGCGGTTCCTGCCCAACCTCTTTACTGGGCCGTGGCTTTTCTCCTCTTCAGATTTTTCGATATCATCAAACCTTGGCCTGTGTCGTGGGCGGATAGACATCTTAATGGCGGTCTTGGTATTGTTATGGATGATGTCCTGGCTGGTATCTATGCCTGGCTGGCGCTTCATGGGGCGTTGTTGTTGCTACCCATGCTTTCTGGTGGCTGA
- the larC gene encoding nickel pincer cofactor biosynthesis protein LarC produces MSQTFATIAYLDCFSGISGDMFLGALLDAGLPFDLLTDTFKKLDLKEYQLVAEATCGHSSIAATRFQVKLSGHQHPRDWQTIRALLTESRLPEPIKSRSLTIFQTLAAAEAKVHGCPIDHVHFHEVGAVDSIIDIVGAAIGLDYFSITGLTCSPLPMGRGSVKSSHGVLPLPAPAVCELVKGVPIYGVDVEMELVTPTGAAIVKACAREFGPLPAMTIVKVGHGAGSKQRPDGQANLLRLMIGEATAASEAQEVIVIETNLDDWSPETYPFLCERLFARGALDVALVPIQMKKGRPGFIIQVIASPVHAYGLRQTLLCETSAIGVRFRREERHTLPRRLGVIPTSFGDVKVKQIDMPVGRRITPEYEDCRRIALEVGVPIAEVYRAVISQPLDAFHLIQIESDLPEQ; encoded by the coding sequence ATGTCTCAAACATTTGCAACTATCGCGTATCTTGATTGTTTTTCCGGCATCAGCGGGGACATGTTTTTAGGCGCCTTGCTTGACGCTGGTCTCCCTTTTGATCTCTTGACGGATACATTTAAAAAGCTTGATCTTAAAGAGTATCAGCTTGTTGCTGAAGCAACCTGCGGCCATAGTTCTATTGCCGCTACCCGGTTTCAGGTCAAACTCTCCGGTCATCAGCACCCTAGGGATTGGCAGACCATTCGTGCCCTACTGACTGAAAGCCGACTCCCTGAGCCAATCAAATCCCGTTCACTGACAATTTTTCAGACCTTGGCAGCTGCTGAGGCCAAAGTTCATGGATGTCCTATTGATCATGTTCATTTCCATGAGGTCGGCGCAGTTGATAGTATCATTGATATCGTTGGGGCTGCTATAGGTCTTGACTATTTTTCGATCACCGGGTTGACCTGTTCGCCGCTTCCTATGGGGCGGGGGTCAGTGAAATCCAGCCATGGCGTTCTCCCCCTACCTGCTCCTGCAGTGTGTGAGTTAGTGAAGGGCGTACCGATTTATGGCGTTGATGTGGAAATGGAGTTGGTGACCCCGACAGGCGCCGCTATTGTCAAGGCGTGTGCTCGGGAGTTTGGGCCGTTGCCAGCGATGACCATCGTTAAGGTCGGTCATGGGGCTGGAAGTAAACAACGACCTGACGGGCAGGCTAACCTCCTGCGGCTGATGATTGGCGAGGCAACGGCTGCATCCGAAGCCCAAGAGGTTATTGTCATTGAAACGAATCTTGACGATTGGTCTCCGGAAACCTACCCTTTTCTGTGCGAAAGACTGTTTGCCCGCGGAGCCCTTGATGTTGCTCTGGTTCCGATTCAGATGAAGAAGGGGAGGCCGGGGTTCATCATTCAGGTAATCGCATCTCCTGTTCATGCCTATGGTCTGCGTCAGACCTTGTTGTGCGAGACATCGGCCATCGGGGTGCGTTTTCGTCGAGAGGAGCGGCACACCTTGCCTCGTCGTTTAGGGGTGATTCCGACTAGTTTTGGAGACGTGAAGGTGAAGCAGATTGACATGCCGGTGGGCAGGCGCATTACACCGGAATATGAGGATTGTCGACGGATTGCTCTTGAGGTCGGTGTCCCTATTGCTGAGGTTTATCGTGCGGTGATATCTCAACCGTTAGATGCTTTTCACTTAATTCAGATCGAGAGCGATCTGCCGGAACAGTAA